A stretch of DNA from Odontesthes bonariensis isolate fOdoBon6 chromosome 5, fOdoBon6.hap1, whole genome shotgun sequence:
ATTTCAGAGGAACAGTGTCAGGGTCAAAGGACTTCGACATTTATATGTACAGGTAAGTGTAACAgtcctttacatttacaatacagAATGGGTGCTGTCCAGTGAATATGTACCATTGGCTCAGTACCACATAGATACATTCAGAAAGCTACACAGGCACCTGTGTGGTGGAGTGGGGCGGTTCTGTATGTGTAGTACTATAGTTGTGTGCTTTGAGTAATGCCATCCAcaatatgtattttttgttacagagAATGTTGGACATGGATGGAGCTGCACAGCCTCATGAAATTATTTACATTGACGAGGCTGGATTCAACCTGACCAAAAATAGACGACGGGGACGTAATATAATTGGCCAAAGGGCAATTGTGCACGTCCCGGGGCAGCGCGGGGGAAATATCACAATGTGTGCCGCCATTAGCCTTCAAGGGCTACTGCACCATCATGCCAAACTGGGTCCCTATAACACGCAACACATCATAACATTTCTAGATACACTTCATGATGCGGTTGTACAGAACAGACCAGAGCAGCCCAGGTTTGTTGTTGTGTGGGATAACGTTAGTTTCCATCGGGCTGCTCTGGTCCGGAACTGGTTCGCCCATCATGATCAGTTTGAAGTTGTGTACTTGCCCCCTTACTCGCCATTTCTAAATCCCATTGAAGAATTTTTTTCAGCTTGGAGATGGCGGGTATATGACCGCCAACCACATGACCGCATGCCTCTTCTGCAGGCAATGGAACAGGCCTGCGGAGACATTGCCGTAAGGTCCATCAATGGCTGGATTAGGCACACAAGGCGATATTTCCCGCGATGCTTGGCAAGAGAAGACATCGCTTGTGATGTCGATGAGATCCTGTGGCCCGACCCCAACAGACGGCAGGATCCATGAGCGCAATTATGCACaattcagtttttctttgtttacgaTAGTgtattgtttggttttttttatttttggtatAGAGTATTTAGTATTGACtatttcattttgttgttgtgaaaaagtgcctTCTGTGGAACTgaataaaaacagtgaaaacgAAAGACTGCAGTGTTTTATATAAAGTAGACTagtgtgttgctgctgctctgAAAGTGTATTCATATGATGCAAGTGGGTATCATTTTGTCATCAGAGTGACATTTTGACAAAGGATTGTTAAGTTTTGATAGCAGAGTTTCAAGTTGACACAGATGTGAATGGTTTATTTCCCAGTGTTGTGTCTTATTTGCTTGAGTGTAGAGTTTTGGCACAATGAGCGAAGTTTTGCAAAATGTGTTCAAGCAACGGGCAAAAACTGTAATACTCTTTAAAGggatgttatttattttttttgcagaatGCTGGTTACCTTGTAGTAGCTCCTTCTGCTGTTCGAACCCCATGACATCATCTTGTGGTACATGATAGATgttgcctctttttttcttatcaGGCAGGAGAGTTGAGAGCAGAAGCTCCGAGGTGCGTGGAGAATTGTGTCTGTGGTTCAGGGGAGCTGGCATTTTGCATCAAAAGAGAGGACTTAGGAGCATGTGTGCGTttatgtatctgtgtgtgtgtgtgtttgagttgtGTGTTTAGCTCCGTCTGTGTGCGCCTGCATGCATTTGTATCTATCATACCACCCTCAAAATCCTCTGTATCTAATTGTTTGGCATGTTATATTCCAGGCACAGAAAACCATGCTGAATTATTGGTCACATTGGGTGACATTGAGCAAAAATTGAATTAACAGACAGACAACACGAAAAACAAGATCAGGCACATGACAAGATTGTTTGACCGGCTTTGTGAATGCTTCACTTCCTTGTGCGTTCCCCTACTGTTTGACCTTTAAAATCTCTTCCAAATACTGTCATGTTAACAAGATGCGATAGTttccttacttttttttttttttttttttttttttttttgtttcgttGCAGGACATTGTGAGTgcaatataatttatttgtGGCAGTTAGTCTGtctctgtccatggtgctgagtCCCTTTTCTTCTAAGAAGCCACAGCTTGAGATTTTTTAAAGGCATCTCTGGCACTTAGTTTATTGCCTCTCCCAAAGTAAACTAATGCCTCagtattatttttaaatttcgCCTCTGTCAAAGCTTCCCACTGGTGTACCAAAAACTAATTATTTCTGTACCCATTAGCCTTTCAGCTAAGTTTAGGATTGTGCTGGTATTTAGCCTCTCAGTCGGAACACAGTGTTTATATCACTTTAATATGGTGATTCACAACATTGCAGAGGTGTTTTTTGGTGTTAATTTCCCTTTGAGAAATCCTGCCCTGGCTGGGTATGAGGTAAACACATTCAGCTCTGGTGCCAAGAGGAACCCGGCCAGAAAGTTAACAGACTGGCAGAGGCTGTGGAAAGAACACAGCATGAAAGCCACACTTCAGATCTCTGATGTGGAACACTGGAACACAAACAAAAGATTATTATAAAGGTGTCATGtcattatttatgtattttttggTAGAGGAAGGAGGGAGTGAGAACAGATGATAGGGATACTAaagaaaatttttttaaaaagacaaataagACATTTTTGATTCTGTAATTTGAAATGTTCCCTCTCTTTGTAAAAGGGAGGGTACCAGTATGAGagtgcatgtgtatgtgtgctttTATACCAGTACCCATTATTCACTGTCTATCAGCTGCTGGGAGCCGGACTGAGCATAACTCCAGCAGCTTCAGTCTGGTGTGTTGTGAGGCTCCTAACTTTTCTGCTCCATTAGAGTGAACACGGTGGTGAGTGACAGCAAGGACAAGAGGGAGGAGATGTGACAACTCATGCAACAAAGGTCATGAAATGAATTTGAACTTGGTATAACAAAGACATCTGGCTTAAAAGACTGAACCAGCAAGACACATTGCCTGTCTTCTGCTTCAACCAACATAGTTACAGAAGCTCCTTTACGCTTGGTAAATAATTTGTCCAAATTGGCCAGAGTTAGCATTTGCCATTGAAAACACTTGTGTTCAGTTTGTATGGTGGTAATTAGCAGTTGTTGCTTACCTCAAAATAGAAATAGGATGTTTATCAGTGTTCTCTTCTTTAAAGGGCCTCTGCGACCAATTCAGTTAATGGCTCTCttgagaggaaaaagaaaagtaataacAGTTGGAGTAGGAGaggaaagaggagagggagagaaaaaggaTGCATTTGAACAGGCGATGAGGTAAAGATAAAAGATAAGGTTAAAGAAGAGGGAATAAAAGGTCGACATGATGGAGGCAGAGCAGAAGAGCATtatgaggaagaagaagggaAAGGAAGAAGGAATACCAGTCAAACTGAATAGTGAATATGATGAATAGCCTGAGCTGATAGAGCGTGAGCGCTGagtggggaagaaaaaaaaaagggcgcAGAGAGATATTGAAGGGTAGAGGTGATGGGTGGGGTTTGGATAATTGCCTTTCATTTGGATAATCTCTCCATTTAGAGTCAtcaaagcagatttttttttttttacttgcctGTGCCCCTTGCTGGGGCCAAATTGCTGCTCGGAAAATCAACAAAAGAGCCTTGTGCTTCAAGAGGGAAGGACTGACAGACAGGTATGCACAAGTGGAGAGACAGGAAAAGCAAAGACAGCGGGAGAGACGGGGGTCTACTGATAATCAGCTTTTCTTGTCCTTGCCTCCTTGTGTGCATCAGTGAGGGAGCATAATAATTAAAACCAGAAGCACGTTACACTGTATTTGTTCAGTTTCATTAagaactgaatttttttttaaaaaaggaataaaatgtTCTTCTTACAATAAGTGCTATTTTGTAtactttttctctttaaagctgcagtctgcaggatttgttgttgtcatacataaagtcctaatttttgacattttaagagtttacatgatctatcagaacgcttgaagttgaaaacggtgacctccgtagtcgcaaaatgcaagaaatgcttattttttaaccgaaaaataaaaagttattcaacttcctgtcccgccccatcaaaacacatgagaactcgtgcacgtctacgtgcacgccagatgcgcgtacacgactcctcattcatcaactcacctgtcatttgcgatcatggaagacacagtaagtagactagccaataatgaagttcaatagtccagataaataagcgtggggacgagcctaacttgtatcgcgcgtgcacaatcggtgattgacaggcagcagagcccagctcgtaacctgattggttaccttttaccggtccggtctgcaattttgtaaacaaacctgctggctttggagggagctagcgggacatataggggacctagagaattttttttttttgtattggggtatttaatgtactactttcagaatccccggacagttccaggcattatgcttgaaaaagagttgcagactgcagctttaatagaaTTAATCAAAAACCATAGCTTACGGTGGCTGGGGTGCCATGCAGGGGGAATCAAGGCAGTTTGCTAGTTTTTTTGATGATGGATTGTAAGAGAAGTTTTGGGATCAATAAAAATCCTTGCAGCTTGAAATCCAGCAATATGAGGAAagcagctgctttttaaaatttaGACATCAAACCGCTTTACAGTAAACTGTACAACAGCAAGTCTGCGGTCTGCCTCTCGTGCTATTGACGTACAGGCGAGCACCTGCGGAACAGCTCTGAACACCTTTGTGTACTCTCAGTGTACATGGTAGACTGTGCCTTTTGTTTAACACATACAAGATGGTGAATTCCAAATAACCCATGCAGCCCAATCAGTGCTTGCACTGAAACCTCAAGGGCGTTCAGTTTACACAAAACCTCAAGCTCTGAATAGCCTGTTGCCTCCTTTTCATGAGGCAGGCTTCATCTCTGAGTGCAGCAGTTCAATTTAAGTTTTGTGAAGGATGCGCATTATTCCTCCCTCCCACGATTTTCCTTGAAAAGTCTTTTGAAGTCAGTTTGAAAAATAGAattcaaaatgaaaacatttttcataTTATTTGCTATAGTGAATTAGACAGAAATATAGACTTCCAAGTGTGAGTTAGTTTGTGTTTGCGCATTTGGCTCTGTGTTCATAAGCCATCCAGCCAGATCAAGCCTCTTACTCTGGTGTCATAAAATGTGATTCTGCCTAGAGGAATTAGCCCTGTTAGCATATGTATCTATATTGCTCGTCAGGGTGAAATGGGCTTCAAAACAGCATCAGGAGGCAATAGACATATATAAAGAGGCTGTTCGTCCTAAATCTTGTGCCCacgttaaagaaagaaaaaggagattAATCAGGAAAGGCTGAAAGATGGCAACACATAAAGGAGATGCTTTTAAAACTGCAAAGTTCTAAGAAAGAGTGGTTTGTGTGCATTGGGTTTAGTATATTTATGCGTGTATTGCCTGTTTTTATGTGCATTTGTATAGACTCATATGTCACATTTCAGACAACATTCATCTATCCCGCATGCATTCTTCCATCCCTTTCATCTTCCTCTTTTTCACCACAGCAGAAAGAGGTTCTTCATGACTCTTTGATGCAGGATTACTGGATTAAAGAGCAGGGTTGCAGTACTAATCTGCCACATTAATCTGCTAACAAGTGTTTCAGCTGTGACATACAACGGTACTGGCTGTGACATACAAAGTGCAAGGTTAGGGTAATATGTGACACTTTCGACGACGCGATTTTCCCTCATGTCTGTCACCTCAAATCAAGTCTGCATTGCTCGTGTTGGTTGAGCTCGGAAGACGCGCGTCTGAGCAGCTGCGATAGGAGCATCAGTATCTGCGGGGTTTATATCAGCCTCAAACACTGAAACCGCTCTGACATACAACCTAAATGGCAAGAGTAAATAACTGACATTTTCGGATAGCTGAGGCTTACATCATGTCTTTGGAGAGCGTCTGAAATTGCTGTGACGTGAGAgcaaagtgttttttgtttgtcagcTTTTGCAGTTCAGcatacatttccaaatataATTTCTGTGATTAGAAAAGTTTTTGTTGAAATAATGCACTCTTAACGGTGTAGAGATCAGATGCAAATGACAACACATTTGGCGCAATGCAGAAGCTTCAGGACTCGAAGTTTTGCTTTAATCATTAAAAACGAATTCAGTGTTTTGAAGCTGACTTagaacattttcatataaacACAGCATTTTAAAACGTGctttcatgtttgtttgtttgtttgtttttgttttttgctttgttgAGAGCTAAACATATCCATAATGTAATATGTATTCATAAAAAAGTGATGAAACTGAGGCCATTCAGATCTGAGAATTCATATAATGAAGATACTGTGTTGTTAGGTTTCAGGCATCTGTGAAAATAGAGAGAGAACAAGCTCCATGAATTATTTAAAATTTAAGCTGTAGCCATGACCTTTATAAATATtactctgtctgtctgactgcaACATTGTTAAGCAGCGCTTTCCTTTGATTTAATGTCAAAGCCATCTAAGCACAGTGCTGCATACCACAGTAGATATGAggatttttttctaaactaTTTAAAAGGTCCTCTAAAGAGAAAGTGCATGGCACTTACTTATTCAGAGGCATGTTGCAAAGAAAACTTGATAAATGCTTCACAAACTGGATAAATGCAAATTATATTCATCATCAGTAATACTGCATTTAATGAATCTCAGAGTGGAGATGTCCCACCAACCGAAAGTGAAAAGATTTAAGTGTCTCATACACATATGGGCGTCTTTTACAGCTGTGAATTACACGAGGACATATTTCCTGCAAGCATTAGCAAGAGACAACGAGAGATGCAGCAGCAAAGTGTCCACTCATCAGgtttttcacattttacacTAAACAGCTGGATTGTTTTCTCCGTGTCAGATCACTATAAACTCAACAGCAATCGGGCCTCTCTTGTGATAGCTGGCCATACAGTCGTTAAATGTTTTTACAGGACCCTGATCAGTGACTGGAGCACACTTGCTGAGTGGCAATGTTTCATAATTAGCATTCAGAGTTACTACCCATGTTGTTTTACACCGCACTATAACTCAGGCATGTGCTGAGTGGATTAAATGCACTGGGTGTAAATATGCAATATACTGCACTATATGATGATATAAAGTAGGTATAAAGTATAAAGAATAGAGCATTGCATGGAGTGATGTAGGTACATTAAGTGGCATTTCACAGTATCATTGTTTATACTACAAAGCTAATTCATCGAAAGTAGAAGCAGTgtctacttttttttcttttcttttttttttaatgctttggaGCATATCGCACTATGCAAAGCAGTAACTTGTATTTCTATAGAATCATAAAACGCAGCCATTTCATAGACCATGACTTTCAAAGTATTCACAGCAGCACATATTTCCAGCATGCCCGTAAGGCAGATGTCAGCCCGTCAGGGGTTATAAAGCCTGCGCGTCTCATGATGAATATCAGAAACAGAAAGGATGTAATAACAAATGTGTATCTAATTGTGGTGATtgattggctttttttttgctctgcatttCTTAGCTTtggcaaaataaaacaaatctagtgagggACAGAGGAGCTGCGGGCATTACTTGAGCGCATTCGGTTTTTCGCGCTTTTTCTGGATCAAAAACTTTTTGAAGCATTGTTGAGAAGTATTAATCACCTATAAGTTAGATGCAAACATTCTTTTATTCaaggctttttttaaaaaaatcatttatttattgtttactTGGTTTGTTTTTTCAGGGTGTCACCAACCTGGGAGCACCTTCTGATCCTGAAAAAAATGACATAGCCTTTCAGAGTAAACGATTTCCCCAACATTAAAAAGTCGAATGGTGACTTCACAGAAGCACACATACATTCTcaataagataaaaataaaaataaaatcctccCACGTTGTACTTTAGAAGTCCTGTGGAGTCAGCGTCACAAACAATGTTCCCATGGGAGGTGAAAAGCTTTCAAAGACGATATTAAAGTGTATCTTTCTATATCTGGGGGACAAAAGAAAAGCTGAGCTCATACTGGTTCGTTACCCAACTTTCCAAACTAAGTTTAGATTCATTGCAATGAAACTAAGGAAAAAGTTTACAGCAATCTCTTACACACATAAATAACCTGTTTACCTATGCTGAGCAGGGATTTCATtttagaaaaatgaaaaagaaatacagAAACTTGCCATGTGACGCGTTGTCAACTGCTATTCAGGTTCATGGTTCACCTGAGCAAAACTCAAGCAGCATTAGGTCACAAAATGAGGGTCTGTGTGGAAACAGTTCAATATTATCTTTCTAAGCTGCTACTTCATCTTCAGTTGCGTTTTATTACATTTCCATAGAACAACAGTCATTTATAACTTTACCTTCCAGGACGATGGCAGTAAGAGCCATTTATATGAGTAATTACACCCACTTACAGCTGCATCCTTGTTGTACCACGTGCTGATGGATGAGATGTAGCTGTAGCCCTGAAATGCGggtgtgtttgtctgtttttgtacCAGCGGTATAAAAAGGGATGTGTGCATATGTTTGCTTGCTTACgaaattttgaaaaaaggaCACATACACTTACTTGCATACTCATACTTCAAACGGTCCAATCATTTACAGTGCCAGAACCCAACTCTACTGGATTTAATCAAGAGCAAGAAGCAGATACTATAAATATtgtgtttaatttgatttaGCATT
This window harbors:
- the LOC142380707 gene encoding uncharacterized protein LOC142380707 encodes the protein MVAFFYRTARRPPGGGRQRLFTQQQELAIVNLVRANNAIRLHQLQQQIIADEEVFNNVNRVSITTIRRILVKHNMTMKQLYRVPFQRNSVRVKGLRHLYVQRMLDMDGAAQPHEIIYIDEAGFNLTKNRRRGRNIIGQRAIVHVPGQRGGNITMCAAISLQGLLHHHAKLGPYNTQHIITFLDTLHDAVVQNRPEQPRFVVVWDNVSFHRAALVRNWFAHHDQFEVVYLPPYSPFLNPIEEFFSAWRWRVYDRQPHDRMPLLQAMEQACGDIAVRSINGWIRHTRRYFPRCLAREDIACDVDEILWPDPNRRQDP